Proteins found in one Micromonospora sp. WMMD1082 genomic segment:
- a CDS encoding sensor histidine kinase, producing the protein MVRADEPTHAWARRGVRAVLAGLAAIGLAVTNVALLGVTLGALALVPVPFLGMALVSGTTALVRMRADLERRLAARSGVPVARPYHPRPQRALPGGWRRFRWIVTDPATWRDLAWLLPGAIVGSTLGAISLAVPLYGISGLTLTPLWIWLGTDWYGYGVVWSIDTFSEGLICVPQGAAILAGGLWLAPWLRRVDALFARLLLAPTRAAELRLRVTQLTATRADTVDAQAAELRRIERDLHDGIQARLVSLGMMIGLADDLIDRNPTAAHEMLAEARESSGTALVELRHLVRGIHPPVLAERGLGGAVRALALSLPVPITVDADLPGRLDTPVESAAYFAVAETLTNVVRHSRAHTGSVSLRHGDGTLSMVVTDDGAGGADPAAGTGLRGIERRLAAFDGTMALSSPPGGPTVITMELPCALSSRRTTHSSGTD; encoded by the coding sequence ATGGTCAGGGCTGACGAGCCGACGCACGCGTGGGCCCGGCGAGGCGTGCGCGCCGTGCTGGCCGGCCTGGCCGCCATCGGTCTGGCCGTGACCAATGTCGCGCTGCTCGGCGTGACGCTCGGCGCGTTGGCCCTGGTCCCGGTGCCGTTCCTCGGCATGGCGCTGGTGTCCGGGACGACGGCGCTGGTCCGGATGCGGGCGGATCTTGAACGGAGGCTCGCCGCCCGCAGCGGCGTCCCGGTGGCACGCCCGTACCATCCGCGCCCGCAACGGGCGCTGCCCGGCGGCTGGCGGCGCTTCCGGTGGATCGTCACGGACCCGGCCACCTGGCGTGACCTCGCCTGGCTGCTGCCCGGGGCGATCGTCGGGAGCACCCTCGGCGCGATCTCCCTGGCCGTGCCGCTGTACGGGATCTCGGGCCTGACGCTGACACCGTTGTGGATCTGGCTCGGCACCGACTGGTACGGCTACGGCGTGGTCTGGTCCATCGACACGTTCAGCGAGGGCCTGATCTGCGTGCCACAGGGCGCCGCCATCCTCGCCGGTGGTCTGTGGTTGGCGCCGTGGCTGCGCCGCGTCGACGCCCTCTTCGCCCGACTTCTCCTCGCGCCGACCCGCGCCGCCGAGCTCCGGCTGCGCGTCACGCAGTTGACCGCGACGCGCGCCGACACGGTGGACGCGCAGGCGGCGGAGCTGCGCCGCATCGAACGCGACCTGCACGACGGCATCCAGGCGAGGCTTGTCTCGCTGGGCATGATGATCGGTCTCGCCGACGACCTGATCGACCGGAACCCCACCGCTGCCCACGAGATGCTCGCCGAGGCACGGGAATCCTCGGGCACGGCGCTGGTCGAGCTGCGGCACCTGGTCCGGGGCATCCACCCGCCCGTGCTGGCGGAACGTGGGCTGGGTGGCGCGGTGCGGGCGCTGGCGCTCAGCCTGCCCGTGCCGATCACGGTCGACGCCGATCTTCCCGGGCGGCTCGACACACCCGTCGAGTCGGCCGCGTACTTCGCCGTCGCCGAGACCCTGACCAACGTGGTGCGGCACAGCCGGGCCCACACCGGATCGGTGTCCCTGCGGCACGGGGACGGCACGTTGAGCATGGTGGTCACCGACGACGGGGCAGGGGGTGCCGACCCCGCCGCCGGCACGGGCCTGCGCGGTATCGAACGCCGCCTCGCCGCGTTCGATGGCACGATGGCGCTGTCGAGCCCGCCCGGGGGGCCCACCGTCATCACCATGGAGTTGCCGTGCGCGTTGTCATCGCGGAGGACCACGCACTCCTCCGGGACGGACTGA
- a CDS encoding tetratricopeptide repeat protein — protein sequence MAGGAASWTREPGATMTMRNRSSGRWRDRLRLIVAGYRRRQASIPAGEVEVASAGALPDLVRMWRERALLTQEALARRSGLSVGTIRGMESGRIRRPRGHTVRLLAEALALSDQDRAVLAALARGKPAEPAVGHGSRSGVVPAQLPPDVAGFTGRAEALRVLDDVLSSAGGALVPVLVLVGGAGVGKTALAVRWAHRAADRFPDGQLYLNLHGYADDAPLPPLEALSRLMSALGVPADRVPVDVDEATATYRSLLAGRKMLLVLDNAAGAHQVRALLPGGGGSAVLVTSRDQLRGLTARDGARRLTVGALSDAEALSLLSHILGAERVNADLAAAEELAQLCARIPLALRIAAANLASRSHHPVADYVARLRANDLLATLAVAGDPHSAVLASFDLSYLRIPAPARRMFRLLSLAPGPDISAQTAAVVADTTVGEAQRLLDLLAGAHLVEEHTYGRYVFHDLLRRYAADRAGRDETASDRDTTQRRLYDYYLSAVDAAARVLYPEKAHLPRTFHGPHPPPPLFDDHKQALAWLDTELPCLLATIEAAGQHGPRPTAWLLADALRGYFWLTRSVVTWLTTGEAALAAAQADGDPAAQAAARLSLADANHVRGRYRQAAALYELAQGTGQPPIWAAAVNNLGWLRLRAGQLGEAADCYQQLLEFNRRMGASVGEVVHLGNLASVYHLTGRPEQAVGLLSQAWAISRKAGIPALEAGMLEKLGHTYHALGRLDQALVLFHDALPRNRMAGDRAGEAATHLGLAAVHRDLGQPIVAPARTALALARDLGDSNLEAEALNTIATIHDRLGQHRQAIDHHVKALAIARQAELRHAEVEALIGLAAAHLHLHDHAQTRTYVDQATTITRAHGYQILHAQTLTLSAAVHLADGDSATADELGRQALAAHRETGHRLGQARTHLVLSRIHRQSGDTVAAQEHRRHARALLTEAGAPDPGD from the coding sequence ATGGCCGGCGGCGCGGCGAGCTGGACCAGAGAGCCCGGCGCGACCATGACCATGCGGAATCGGTCGTCGGGTCGCTGGCGAGATAGGCTGCGGCTGATCGTTGCCGGCTATAGAAGGCGGCAAGCGTCAATTCCCGCGGGGGAGGTAGAGGTGGCGTCCGCCGGTGCGCTACCGGATCTCGTAAGGATGTGGCGGGAGCGGGCGCTACTGACTCAGGAGGCACTCGCGCGTCGATCCGGGCTCAGCGTGGGCACGATCCGGGGGATGGAGTCGGGTCGCATCCGCCGGCCGCGCGGCCACACGGTTCGCCTGCTCGCGGAGGCGCTCGCGTTGAGCGACCAGGACCGCGCGGTGCTGGCGGCGCTGGCCCGTGGCAAGCCCGCCGAGCCCGCCGTCGGACACGGATCGCGTTCGGGTGTCGTGCCGGCACAGCTTCCGCCGGATGTAGCGGGCTTCACCGGCCGCGCCGAGGCGCTACGGGTGCTCGACGACGTGCTGTCGTCCGCTGGCGGGGCACTGGTCCCGGTCCTCGTGCTCGTCGGTGGGGCGGGGGTCGGCAAGACCGCGCTCGCCGTCCGCTGGGCCCACCGGGCCGCCGACCGGTTCCCGGACGGACAGCTCTACCTCAACCTGCATGGCTACGCCGACGACGCGCCGCTGCCACCGTTGGAGGCGCTGTCCAGGCTCATGTCCGCGCTCGGGGTGCCGGCCGACCGGGTACCGGTCGACGTGGACGAGGCCACCGCGACGTACCGGAGCCTGTTGGCCGGCAGGAAGATGCTGCTGGTGCTGGACAATGCGGCCGGCGCCCACCAGGTGCGGGCCCTCCTGCCCGGCGGTGGTGGATCCGCCGTCCTGGTGACCAGCCGCGACCAGCTCCGCGGGCTGACCGCCCGAGACGGAGCACGCCGGCTGACCGTCGGCGCGCTGTCCGACGCCGAGGCGTTGAGCCTGTTGAGCCATATTCTCGGCGCAGAGCGCGTGAACGCCGACCTCGCGGCTGCCGAAGAGCTGGCGCAGCTGTGCGCACGCATACCCCTGGCGCTACGGATCGCCGCGGCGAACCTGGCCAGCAGGTCCCACCACCCGGTCGCCGACTACGTGGCACGGCTACGCGCCAACGACCTGCTGGCCACCCTGGCGGTGGCCGGCGACCCACACAGCGCGGTCCTGGCCTCCTTCGACCTGTCCTACCTTCGCATCCCCGCCCCGGCGCGGCGGATGTTCCGGCTACTCAGCCTCGCACCGGGCCCGGACATCAGCGCGCAGACCGCCGCGGTCGTGGCGGACACCACTGTCGGCGAGGCACAGCGGCTGCTGGATCTGCTGGCCGGCGCGCATCTCGTCGAGGAGCACACCTACGGCCGGTACGTCTTCCACGACCTGCTGCGCCGCTACGCCGCCGACCGGGCAGGCCGCGACGAGACCGCGTCGGACCGCGACACCACACAGCGCCGCCTGTACGACTACTACCTGTCCGCTGTGGACGCGGCCGCCCGGGTGCTGTACCCGGAGAAGGCCCATCTGCCGCGGACGTTCCACGGGCCGCACCCCCCGCCACCCCTGTTCGACGACCACAAGCAGGCGCTCGCCTGGTTGGACACCGAGCTGCCCTGCCTACTCGCCACGATCGAAGCGGCCGGACAGCACGGCCCTCGACCGACCGCCTGGCTGCTCGCAGACGCACTGCGCGGCTACTTCTGGCTCACCCGATCCGTGGTCACCTGGCTCACGACGGGCGAGGCCGCGCTGGCCGCGGCGCAGGCCGACGGCGACCCCGCCGCCCAGGCCGCCGCACGGCTCAGCCTCGCCGACGCCAACCACGTCCGCGGACGCTACCGCCAAGCCGCCGCCCTCTACGAGCTCGCGCAGGGCACCGGCCAACCCCCGATCTGGGCCGCCGCCGTCAACAATCTCGGCTGGCTACGGCTGCGCGCCGGACAGCTGGGCGAGGCCGCCGACTGCTACCAGCAACTGTTGGAGTTCAACCGGCGGATGGGCGCATCCGTCGGCGAAGTGGTCCACCTCGGGAACCTCGCGTCCGTCTACCACCTCACCGGGCGACCGGAGCAGGCGGTCGGTCTGCTCAGCCAGGCCTGGGCCATCAGCCGCAAGGCGGGAATCCCGGCGCTGGAGGCCGGCATGCTGGAAAAACTGGGCCACACCTACCACGCGCTCGGCCGGCTTGACCAGGCCCTTGTCCTGTTCCATGACGCCCTTCCCAGGAATCGCATGGCGGGTGACCGGGCCGGTGAGGCGGCCACCCACCTCGGCCTCGCCGCGGTTCACCGAGACCTGGGTCAGCCCATCGTGGCCCCCGCCCGCACCGCCCTGGCACTGGCCCGCGACCTCGGCGACAGCAACCTCGAAGCCGAGGCCCTCAACACCATCGCCACCATCCACGACAGGCTCGGCCAGCACCGGCAGGCCATCGACCACCATGTGAAGGCACTGGCGATCGCCCGGCAGGCGGAGCTCCGGCATGCCGAGGTCGAAGCACTCATCGGCCTGGCCGCCGCCCACCTCCACCTGCACGACCACGCCCAGACCCGCACCTACGTCGACCAGGCGACGACGATCACCCGTGCCCACGGGTACCAGATCCTGCATGCCCAGACGCTGACCCTGTCCGCCGCCGTCCATCTCGCCGACGGCGACAGCGCGACCGCCGACGAGTTGGGCCGGCAGGCGCTGGCGGCACACCGCGAGACCGGCCACCGGCTCGGCCAGGCACGCACCCATCTGGTGCTCAGCCGCATCCACCGCCAGAGCGGCGACACCGTGGCCGCGCAGGAGCACCGACGCCACGCGCGTGCCCTGCTCACCGAGGCCGGCGCACCCGACCCCGGCGACTAG
- a CDS encoding acyl-CoA desaturase: protein MTTTTTPSQTATGSDFAVLSRRIIAAGLMRRRPAYYALRLSVVTLMFLGGWAAFFVIGSSWWQMITAVFLAVTFAQVALVAHDLAHRQVFRTKRPSEVAGLLAGNLGVGMSYGWWMDKHTRHHNNPNHDDLDPDVAPEVLVWATESALGRRGLKGFITRHQAVLFFPLLTLLAVSLKVSSVTALRNGTVKRRGVESALLILHAAGYLAALLVVLSPVQTVAFLLLHQGLFGVYLGLTFAPNHKGMPHPTGAEDFLRKQVLTSRNVHGSWLTDVALGGLNYQIEHHLFPGMPTPNLRKAQPIVRAYCAEIGVAYEQTSLVTSYRQALRHLHEVGAPARAEHAAR, encoded by the coding sequence ATGACGACCACCACGACGCCGTCGCAGACGGCGACCGGCAGCGACTTCGCCGTCCTGTCCCGCCGGATCATCGCCGCGGGGTTGATGCGGCGCCGACCCGCCTACTACGCCCTCCGGCTGAGCGTCGTCACGCTCATGTTCCTCGGCGGGTGGGCGGCCTTCTTCGTCATCGGCTCCTCCTGGTGGCAGATGATCACCGCCGTGTTCCTCGCCGTCACGTTCGCCCAGGTCGCGCTCGTCGCGCACGACCTGGCGCACCGGCAGGTCTTCCGCACCAAGCGACCCAGCGAGGTCGCCGGGCTGCTGGCCGGCAATCTCGGCGTCGGGATGAGCTACGGCTGGTGGATGGATAAGCACACCCGTCACCACAACAACCCGAACCACGACGACCTCGACCCGGACGTGGCCCCCGAGGTGCTCGTCTGGGCCACGGAGTCGGCCCTCGGTCGGCGTGGGCTGAAGGGCTTCATCACCCGGCACCAGGCCGTGCTCTTCTTCCCGCTGCTCACGCTGCTCGCCGTCAGCCTGAAGGTGTCCAGCGTCACCGCGTTGCGCAACGGCACGGTCAAGCGGCGCGGTGTGGAGAGCGCACTGCTGATCCTGCACGCCGCCGGATACCTCGCCGCCCTGCTGGTCGTCCTCTCGCCGGTGCAGACCGTCGCGTTCCTGCTGCTGCACCAGGGGCTGTTCGGCGTATACCTGGGCCTGACGTTCGCACCCAACCACAAGGGCATGCCGCACCCGACCGGCGCCGAGGACTTCCTGCGCAAGCAGGTGTTGACCTCCCGCAACGTGCACGGCAGCTGGCTGACCGACGTGGCACTCGGCGGCCTGAACTACCAGATCGAGCACCACCTGTTCCCGGGCATGCCGACGCCGAACCTGCGCAAGGCCCAACCGATCGTGCGGGCGTACTGCGCCGAGATCGGCGTCGCCTACGAGCAGACCAGCCTCGTCACCTCATACCGCCAGGCCCTGCGACACCTGCACGAGGTGGGCGCACCGGCCCGCGCCGAACACGCGGCACGCTGA
- a CDS encoding fibronectin type III domain-containing protein: MRRHAIAISAAALALIVGVVSPSGVAAAAATAALPAPTNVRVTDLEIDSVTLAWDPVEGAVGYSVQTYGLDQGYDLPSIRTSTAGVTIPGLLWEARYQITIRALVNDWVAGDQAQIIVTTPTPDGYQPPTAPTNLRVERGPSGEIERVAWDAATGGRGTLNYVVYVDSPGFLTPGPVLQTRGLSATGYDVWVCHGCELGPNQIVIIWVRAKDLRHLSAESVRLTLHCCPF; encoded by the coding sequence ATGAGACGACATGCGATTGCGATATCGGCGGCGGCTTTGGCGCTGATCGTCGGCGTGGTTTCGCCATCCGGAGTGGCGGCCGCGGCCGCCACAGCGGCTCTTCCGGCGCCCACCAACGTGCGGGTCACCGATCTCGAGATCGACAGTGTCACCCTCGCCTGGGATCCGGTCGAGGGAGCTGTCGGATACTCCGTTCAGACCTACGGACTTGACCAGGGGTACGATCTACCCAGCATCAGGACCAGCACCGCCGGCGTCACCATCCCCGGCCTCCTGTGGGAAGCCCGCTACCAGATCACCATACGGGCCCTCGTGAACGACTGGGTCGCCGGCGACCAGGCCCAGATCATCGTCACCACGCCGACGCCGGACGGGTACCAGCCGCCGACCGCCCCGACCAACCTGCGCGTCGAACGCGGCCCATCGGGAGAGATCGAGCGGGTCGCCTGGGATGCCGCCACCGGTGGTCGCGGCACGTTGAACTACGTGGTCTACGTCGACAGCCCGGGCTTCCTCACGCCAGGGCCGGTGCTGCAGACCAGAGGGCTGTCGGCTACCGGGTACGACGTGTGGGTGTGCCACGGGTGCGAGTTGGGCCCGAACCAGATCGTCATCATCTGGGTCCGCGCCAAGGATCTCCGCCACCTGTCGGCCGAGAGCGTCCGGCTCACCCTGCACTGCTGCCCGTTCTAG
- a CDS encoding disulfide bond formation protein DsbA: MTRTVDFWFDPSCPYTWITSRWIVEAAAVRPLDLHWHVMSLSVLNEHREIDPEGYLWGPVRVCAAVEQRDGQDGLARFFTAYGNRVHEAGEWAEFGDVLADAGLSADLAEAAGTQEFDGAVRASHAAGIALVGAHVGTPIIATVDADGNRTAFFGPVISRIPRGEEAGRLFDGAVLVAGVPGFHELKGRPHAEPQFGGGATDA, translated from the coding sequence ATGACTCGGACGGTGGACTTCTGGTTCGACCCGAGCTGCCCGTACACGTGGATCACGTCGCGATGGATCGTCGAGGCGGCGGCGGTACGCCCGCTCGACCTCCATTGGCACGTGATGAGCCTCTCGGTCCTCAACGAGCACCGGGAGATCGATCCCGAGGGATACCTGTGGGGCCCGGTACGCGTCTGCGCGGCCGTCGAGCAGCGGGATGGCCAGGACGGACTCGCCCGGTTCTTCACCGCGTACGGGAACCGGGTCCACGAGGCAGGGGAGTGGGCCGAGTTCGGTGATGTCCTGGCGGACGCCGGCCTCTCCGCCGACCTGGCGGAAGCCGCCGGGACGCAGGAGTTCGACGGTGCGGTCCGTGCCTCGCACGCGGCCGGCATTGCCCTGGTCGGCGCCCACGTCGGCACCCCGATCATCGCCACCGTTGACGCGGACGGCAACCGGACCGCCTTCTTCGGCCCGGTGATCTCCCGGATCCCGCGGGGTGAGGAAGCCGGCCGGCTCTTCGACGGCGCCGTCCTGGTCGCCGGGGTGCCGGGCTTCCACGAGCTGAAGGGCCGCCCGCACGCGGAGCCGCAGTTCGGGGGTGGCGCCACCGACGCATGA